A single genomic interval of Clostridium facile harbors:
- the hisF gene encoding imidazole glycerol phosphate synthase subunit HisF — protein sequence MITKRIIPCLDVRNGRVVKGINFEGIQDVSSPVELAKFYNESGADELVFYDITASVEERSLFTDILTQVASQIFIPLTVGGGINTIEDFDRVLKCGADKVSVNSGAIKNPSLIAQAAKKYGDQCVVLSMDVKRVDGKFRLFAKGGREDTGIDALEWAQMGEQNGAGELVVNSIDTDGVKDGFDLEMLQAAADRVSIPIIASGGAGKMEDFSKLFHSIPKVDAGLAASIFHFKEIAIQDLKQHLRENGVEVRMV from the coding sequence ATGATTACCAAGCGAATCATCCCCTGTTTGGACGTCCGCAATGGGCGCGTCGTAAAGGGGATTAATTTTGAAGGAATACAGGATGTTTCTTCTCCCGTAGAACTGGCAAAGTTCTACAATGAAAGCGGAGCTGACGAGCTGGTATTCTACGACATTACCGCTTCGGTGGAGGAACGCTCATTATTTACCGATATCCTCACCCAGGTTGCCAGCCAAATTTTTATCCCTCTGACAGTGGGGGGAGGCATCAATACCATTGAGGATTTTGACCGCGTGTTAAAATGCGGCGCGGATAAGGTAAGCGTCAATTCAGGTGCGATCAAAAACCCTAGTCTGATCGCACAGGCGGCAAAAAAATACGGTGACCAATGTGTAGTCTTATCCATGGATGTAAAACGGGTAGATGGAAAGTTCCGCCTGTTTGCCAAAGGAGGACGGGAAGATACCGGTATCGACGCTCTGGAATGGGCGCAGATGGGGGAACAAAACGGCGCCGGGGAACTGGTTGTCAACAGCATTGACACCGACGGAGTAAAGGATGGCTTTGACCTAGAAATGCTGCAAGCTGCGGCTGACCGAGTTTCCATCCCAATCATTGCTTCCGGCGGAGCTGGAAAAATGGAAGATTTCTCGAAACTATTTCACTCCATCCCCAAAGTAGACGCTGGTTTGGCAGCTTCTATCTTCCATTTTAAAGAAATTGCGATTCAAGATTTAAAACAGCACCTCCGTGAAAACGGGGTTGAAGTGCGTATGGTATAA
- the hisIE gene encoding bifunctional phosphoribosyl-AMP cyclohydrolase/phosphoribosyl-ATP diphosphatase HisIE, with translation MTKIEDLKFDANGLIPAVVQDYYTKAVLTVAYMNQESLKISMEEGKTCFWSRSRQELWRKGETSGNYQHIVTIKSDCDNDALVVEVVKDGPACHLGTDSCFENYLYISPEIKEFSLDSLYELIKGRKTDKKEGSYTTYLFEKGIDKILKKVGEECTEVVIAGKGADKKETIFEIADLTYHVMVLMVEMGISLSEIKDELAKRHVIDHKVKQERMQ, from the coding sequence ATGACAAAAATTGAGGACTTAAAGTTTGACGCCAACGGTCTAATCCCCGCTGTTGTACAGGATTATTACACCAAAGCGGTATTAACCGTTGCTTATATGAACCAGGAAAGTTTAAAAATCAGCATGGAAGAAGGCAAAACCTGCTTTTGGAGCAGAAGCCGCCAAGAGTTATGGCGGAAAGGGGAAACCTCCGGAAACTACCAGCATATTGTCACCATCAAGTCCGACTGTGACAATGATGCTTTGGTCGTGGAAGTAGTAAAGGACGGTCCTGCCTGCCATTTAGGGACGGATTCCTGTTTCGAAAATTATCTGTATATCAGCCCGGAAATTAAAGAATTCTCCCTGGACTCCCTCTATGAATTGATTAAGGGAAGAAAAACAGATAAAAAAGAAGGCTCTTATACCACCTATCTGTTTGAAAAGGGAATTGACAAAATCCTGAAGAAAGTCGGGGAAGAATGCACCGAAGTAGTCATTGCTGGAAAAGGTGCGGACAAAAAGGAAACCATTTTTGAGATTGCTGACTTAACCTACCACGTAATGGTATTAATGGTGGAAATGGGAATTTCCCTAAGCGAAATCAAGGATGAACTGGCAAAACGTCATGTGATTGACCATAAGGTAAAACAAGAAAGGATGCAATAA
- a CDS encoding histidinol-phosphatase, with translation MKFCSNAHTHTNFCDGKNTAEEMVLGAIQKGFTSLGFSGHSYLSFDSGWTMSEEGTQAYCQEINRLKQAYQSQISISLGLEWDAYSDTVDRSQFDYIIGSMHYLRSPETGIPYTFEDTHEMMEACLNQGFHGDVKAMLRSFYEQMGELPHWMDPDIIGHFDIITKLNRGNRYFDEDSPEYQNIALQGLDRAIEAGCLFEVNTGGMYRGYCDKPYPAPFLLKRLAEKNAKVIITSDAHNPDSLDFMFPEMAELLKSSGFSTIYQLVQGKWTPTNIE, from the coding sequence ATGAAATTTTGCTCCAATGCTCACACCCACACCAATTTTTGTGATGGCAAAAACACAGCGGAAGAAATGGTTCTGGGTGCGATTCAAAAAGGGTTTACCTCATTAGGCTTTTCCGGCCATTCCTACCTGTCATTTGACAGCGGCTGGACCATGAGTGAGGAAGGTACCCAGGCATACTGCCAGGAGATCAACCGGTTAAAGCAAGCTTATCAATCCCAAATTTCCATCTCTTTGGGATTAGAATGGGATGCTTATTCAGATACGGTGGACCGCTCCCAGTTTGACTATATCATTGGTTCTATGCACTATTTGCGTAGCCCTGAAACTGGGATTCCATATACCTTCGAGGATACTCATGAAATGATGGAAGCCTGTCTCAATCAGGGATTCCATGGAGATGTAAAGGCAATGCTCCGTTCCTTTTATGAGCAAATGGGGGAACTCCCCCACTGGATGGATCCGGATATCATTGGGCATTTTGATATTATTACCAAGTTAAACAGAGGGAACCGTTATTTTGATGAGGATTCTCCCGAATATCAAAACATCGCTTTGCAGGGACTAGACAGGGCAATCGAAGCAGGCTGCCTGTTTGAAGTAAATACTGGGGGGATGTACCGGGGATATTGCGATAAACCCTACCCCGCCCCTTTTTTGCTAAAACGTTTGGCGGAAAAAAACGCAAAAGTCATCATCACCAGCGATGCCCACAACCCGGATTCTTTGGATTTTATGTTTCCAGAAATGGCAGAACTTTTAAAATCCTCTGGATTTTCTACCATTTATCAATTAGTTCAAGGAAAATGGACACCAACAAACATAGAATAG